A window of the Archocentrus centrarchus isolate MPI-CPG fArcCen1 chromosome 17, fArcCen1, whole genome shotgun sequence genome harbors these coding sequences:
- the LOC115795902 gene encoding inositol monophosphatase 1-like — protein MADWTEYLNFGISVAKQAGEVVLTAFQQQKEVKLKSSPADLVTETDQRVEKILIAAIRNQYPQHRFIGEESVAAGERVELTDHPTWIIDPIDGTVNFVHRFPFVAISIAFTVNKQVEFGIVYSCVDDKLFHAQRGRGAFLNGEPLRVSGQEDINQCVVVTEIGAERDDLALSTMTSNIFRLLKLPVHGVRALGTAAVDMCQVAAGGADAYYHIGMHCWDIAASAIIIQEAGGVVIDTDGSEFDMMSRRVIAASSAAVASRIAQVIWPFPCRRDDEVHHKCVHGETGVDRL, from the exons ATGGCCGACTGGACAGAATATCTGAACTTTGGGATCTCTGTTGCTAAACAGGCTGGGGAG GTGGTCCTGACAGCATTCCAGCAGCAGAAGGAAGTGAAGCTCAAAAGTTCTCCGGCTGATTTGGTGACAGAAACAGATCAAAGAGTTGAGAAGATCCTCATCGCTGCCATCAGGAACCAGTATCCGCAGCACAG GTTCATTGGGGAGGAGTCTGTGGCTGCAGGTGAGCGGGTAGAGCTGACAGACCACCCCACCTGGATCATCGACCCCATTGATGGAACTGTGAACTTCGtccacag GTTTCCATTTGTTGCCATCTCCATTGCCTTCACCGTCAATAAGCAG GTGGAGTTTGGGATCGTGTACAGCTGTGTGGATGACAAACTGTTCCACGctcagagaggaagaggagcgttCCTGAATGGAGAACCACTGCGCGTCTCTGGACAGGAAG ATATCAACCAGTGTGTGGTGGTGACAGAGATCGGGGCAGAGCGTGATGATCTCGCGTTGTCCACCATGACATCCAACATCTTCAGACTCCTGAAACTTCCTGTACATGG AGTGCGTGCACTGGGCACAGCGGCGGTTGACATGTGCCAGGTGGCGGCGGGTGGCGCTGACGCCTACTATCACATCGGGATGCACTGCTGGGATATCGCCGCCTCCGCCATCATCATCCAGGAAGCCGGAGGAGTCGTCATAGATACGGACG GCTCAGAGTTCGATATGATGTCCAGGAGAGTCATCGCTGCCAGCTCCGCCGCCGTGGCCAGTCGCATCGCTCAAGTGATCTGGCCCTTCCCCTGTCGCCGTGACGACGAGGTTCACCACAAGTGTGTGCACGGAGAGACGGGTGTGGACAGACTGTAG
- the riok1 gene encoding serine/threonine-protein kinase RIO1, translating into MAACVPGQFDDAEEDSVQSVEQTLISVVTGPSSSAWRDDSEEVEEEEEEEEEEDEEEDDWAWSSAADLTKRYNQVADGSQSNRQNPSSKKFSSSTPSDKALRKYENKINLDKLNYADSVINKVTTMQKQREADKYRVKDKSDRATVEQVLDPRTRMILFKMLSRGIISEINGCISTGKEANVYHASTAAGDSRAIKIYKTSILLFKDRDKYVSGEFRFRHGYCKGNPRKMVRTWAEKEMRNLIRLQMAGIPSPEPLLLRSHVLLMGFIGKDNIPAPLLKNASLSESKARELYLQLIQNMRKMFQDARLVHADLSEFNILYHNGDAYIIDVSQSVEHDHPHALEFLRKDCSNINEFFVKHGVAVMTVRELFDFITDPSITCQNIDQYLDKAMVIASERTSEQRSDQDHVDEEVFKKAYIPRTLTEVSHYERDIDVMRTQEEELAISGQNDNILYQTLTGLKKDLSGVQTVPALLEDDCSSSQEEEEEEEEVEDEEQQQQSEDVPMDRKERKKIVKEAQREKRRTKVPKHVKKRKEKVAKMKKGR; encoded by the exons ATGGCGGCGTGTGTACCTGGACAGTTTGATGACGCGGAGGAGGACAG CGTCCAATCAGTGGAGCAGACTCTCATCAGTGTTGTCACTGGGCCATCTTCATCAGCGTGGCGGGATGACagtgaggaggtggaggaggaggaggaggaggaggaagaggaggatgaagaggaggatgactGGGCATGGAGCTCAGCAGCAGACCTAACTAAAAGATATAACCAGGTGGCAGACGGCTCTCAG TCCAACAGACAGAATCCATCCAGTAAGAAGTTCTCATCCTCAACGCCGTCTGACAAAGCTCTGAGGAAATATGAAAACAAGATCAACCTGG atAAACTGAACTATGCAGACTCAGTGATCAATAAAGTGACGACGatgcagaaacagagagaagccGACAA gtacagAGTGAAGGATAAATCAGATCGAGCGACAGTAGAACAG GTTTTAGATCCTCGAACTCGAATGATTCTCTTCAAGATGCTGAGTCGAGGAATCATCTCTGAGATCAACGGCTGCATCAGCACCGGGAAGGAG GCAAATGTTTATCATGCCAGCACGGCGGCCGGAGACAGCAGAGCGATTAAGATTTATAAGACGTCCATCCTGCTGTTCAAGGACCGCGACAAATACGTCAGCGGGGAGTTCAG GTTCCGTCATGGATACTGTAAAGGAAACCCAAGGAAGATGGTGAGAACATGGGCAGAGAAAGAGATGAGGAACCTCATCAG actGCAGATGGCGGGAATCCCGAGTCCAGAACCTCTCCTGCTCAGAAGTCATGTTCTCCTGATGGGATTCATTGGAAAAGACAACAT TCCGGCCCCTCTGCTGAAGAACGCCTCACTTTCAGAGTCGAAGGCGCGAGAACTCTACCTGCAACTCATACAGaacatgagaaaaatgtttcaGGACGCCCGACTCGTCCATGCCGACCTCAGCGAGTTCAACATACT GTATCACAATGGAGACGCTTACATCATCGATGTGTCACAGTCAGTGGAGCACGATCATCCTCACGCCCTCGAGTTCCTCAGGAAGGACTGCAGCAACATCAACG AGTTCTTTGTGAAGCACGGTGTGGCCGTGATGACGGTCAGGGAGCTCTTTGACTTCATCACTGACCCGTCCATCACCTGCCAGAACATCGACCAGTACCTGGACAAG GCGATGGTGATCGCATCTGAGAGGACGTCGGAGCAGCGATCGGATCAGGACCACGTGGATGAGGAG GTGTTTAAGAAAGCCTACATCCCCCGTACACTGACTGAGGTGAGTCACTATGAGCGTGACATTGACGTGATGAGGACACAGGAGGAAGAGTTGGCCATCAGTGGACAAAATGACAAT ATTCTGTACCAGACGTTGACCGGGCTGAAGAAGGATCTCTCTGGAGTTCAGACG GTTCCTGCTCTCCTGGAGGATGACTGCTCCTCctcacaggaagaggaggaagaagaggaggaggtagaggatgaagagcagcagcagcagagtgaggATGTGCCGATGGACAGAAAG gagaggaagaagatagtGAAGGAGGCTCAGCGAGAGAAACGACGAACCAAAGTACCCAAACAcgtgaagaagaggaaggagaaggtGGCAAAGATGAAGAAGGGCAGATGA
- the rpp40 gene encoding ribonuclease P protein subunit p40 — translation MTSSDLDQTPRTLLVSESSSFLDPKNRVSAQVEQLRFNHQVSVLLPECSSAPSHLDSVLNSFSSFYLIRKLPVYELLDRHFLEAAVYHGAVYGLSYRTRIDEDNSIALTPNGHLTLSLDKDSFELLGFEGKPSRFNHRTATRFVVSVDLTDSSMAPGGRDYLRLLTGLTSRLQLQTDFLLSHHPGSGASLQSLLSRYDWSEHRPEVSCRVLSDLSCPALRSCDPHSLLEWLGAVDAGVSCENSSSSFLSSFTCPDPKTTLRHALSVSVRGLLLPHDIHQLLQELRCYLEQPRLESWVSMTVHGFVDSPVSWGDREHGFLRGGENFYTLMMFHDHTYQLHLATGAHDACPP, via the exons ATGACGTCCTCAGATCTGGATCAGACACCTCGGACTCTGCTGGTCTCTGAGAGCTCCAGCTTCCTGGACCCGAAGAACCGAGTCAGCGCACAGGTGGAGCAGCTGCGCTTCAACCACCAG GTGTCTGTGCTGCTTCCTGAGTGTAGCTCCGCCCCCTCTCACCTGGATTCCGTGTTGAACAGCTTCAGCAGCTTCTACCTAATCAGGAAGCTGCCGGTGTATGAGCTGCTGGACCGACACTTCCTGGAGGCGGCCGTGTACCACG GTGCAGTATATGGTCTCTCCTACCGGACTCGGATAGATGAAGATAACTCCATCGCTCTGACCCCAAAtg gtcaCCTGACTCTCTCTCTGGATAAAGACTCATTTGAGCTGTTGGGCTTTGAAGGGAAACCGTCCAGATTCAACCACAGAACCGCCACCAGATTCG TGGTATCAGTGGACCTGACTGACAGTAGCATGGCTCCTGGTGGGCGGGACTACCTGAGGCTCCTCACAGGTCTTACATCCCGCCTTCAGCTGCAGACCGACTTCCTGTTATCACATCATCCAG GGAGCGGGGCCTCTCTGCAATCCCTCCTGTCTCGATATGATTGGTCGGAGCACAGACCGGAGGTTAGCTGCCGTGTTCTGAGTGACCTGTCCTGCCCCGCCCTCCGCTCATGTGACCCACACAGCTTGCTGGAGTGGCTGGGAGCCGTGGATGCTGGCGTCAGCTG TGAGAACTCGTCCAGCAGCTTCCTGTCATCGTTCACCTGTCCCGACCCGAAGACGACGCTTCGCCACGCTCTGAGCGTGTCTGTGAGAGGTCTGCTGCTGCCACACGACATccaccagctgctgcaggagctcAG GTGTTACCTGGAGCAGCCTCGGCTGGAGTCCTGGGTCTCCATGACGGTTCATGGATTTGTTGACAGTCCAGTATCTTGGGGGGACCGCGAGCACGGCTTCTTGAGGGGTGGAGAGAACTTCTACACGCTGATGATGTTTCACGACCACACCTACCAGCTCCACCTAGCCACGGGAGCGCACGATGCCTGCCCGCCCTGA
- the cdyl gene encoding chromodomain Y-like protein isoform X1: MATEELYEVERIVDRRRNRKGRVEYLVRWRGYGSEGDTWEPESHLSTCMAYVHEFNRQHAERHRHGTLLRSTRSTPNLQCSPAHRAPCKPHTARSDISTDIRSGSADRIQVRALVSPAQLLPASSPRPLQPPLPADSFGLLSASLAGSARRSVDLSKTGIKILVPKSPMNGRPDAEESPSEAAHSLEAGEAHLVPPEVALLEKPPSGVQLGPGEERARMGTRPRSQNPSPPPRAPITPAAMRSLSGRVNSPLIEGVAVGGMSGAQSTVAGATSLTGKRRLEDRSAFDKRLRFSVRQTESAYRYRDIVVKKQDGFTHILLSTKSSENNTLNPEVMKEIQSAMATAASDDSKLVLLGAVGSVFCCGLDFLYFIRRLTDDRKKESIKMAETIRTFINTFIQFRKPIVAAVNGPAVGLGAAILPLCDVVWANEKAWFQTPYTSYGQTPDACSSFTFPRIMGLAAANELLLSGRKLTAQEACLKGLVSQVLWPGTFTQEVMLRIKELVGVDSLVLRESKALMRNTSRGALEQANERECEALKRVWGSSQGTDSILQYLQRRTDLF, translated from the exons ATGGCGACGGAGGAGCTCTATGAG GTGGAGCGAATTGTTGACCGGCgcaggaacaggaaggggcGGGTGGAGTATCTGGTCAGGTGGCGAGGTTACGGCTCTGAGGGTGATACCTGGGAGCCAGAGAGTCACCTGTCCACCTGCATGGCGTATGTTCATGAGTTCAACCGCCAGCACGCTGAGCGCCACAGACATGGCACCCTACTGCGATCTACCCGCAGCACACCTAACCTACAGTGCAGCCCTGCCCACAGAGCACCCTGCAAGCCGCACACTGCTCGTAGTGACATCAGCACTGACATCAGAAGTGGGTCTGCTGACCGTATCCAGGTGAGAGCTCTTGTGAGCCCTGCTCAGCTGCTCCCCGCCAGCTCGCCCCGCCCCCTTCAGCCACCGCTGCCAGCTGACAGCTTCGGTCTGTTGTCGGCATCTCTGGCGGGCTCTGCCCGCCGCAGTGTGGATCTGTCCAAAACCGGCATCAAGATCTTGGTCCCGAAGAGCCCAATGAACGGCCGGCCGGACGCCGAGGAGTCGCCCAGCGAGGCTGCGCACAGCCTGGAGGCCGGTGAGGCTCACCTGGTTCCACCAGAGGTTGCTCTGCTAGAGAAGCCGCCGTCTGGAGTCCAGCTGGGTCCTGGAGAGGAGCGGGCCCGCATGGGGACCCGGCCCCGCAGCCAGAACCCATCGCCACCGCCACGAGCTCCCATCACACCAGCCGCCATGCGCTCGCTCAGTGGCAGGG TTAACTCGCCACTGATTGAGGGGGTTGCAGTTGGTGGGATGTCAGGGGCACAGAGCACTGTTGCCGGGGCAACCAGCTTGACGGGGAAGCGGCGCCTGGAGGACCGCTCTGCGTTTGACAAACGGCTTCGGTTCAGTGTGCGTCAGACAGAGAGCGCCTACCGTTACCGTGACATTGTGGTGAAGAAACAAGATGGTTTCACCCACATCCTGCTGTCAACCAAAAGCTCCGAGAACAACACGCTCAACCCGGAG GTGATGAAGGAGATCCAGAGTGCCATGGCGACAGCAGCATCAGACGACAGTAAGCTGGTGTTACTTGGCGCCGTTGGCAGCGTCTTCTGCTGTGGTCTGGACTTCCTGTATTTCATCAGACGCCTGACAGATGACAGGAAGAAGGAGAGCATCAAGATGGCCGAAACCATCAG GACCTTCATCAACACCTTCATCCAGTTCAGGAAGCCCATCGTGGCAGCGGTGAACGGGCCGGCAGTCGGCCTTGGCGCCGCCATTCTGCCACTTTGTGATGTGGTGTGGGCCAACGAGAAGGCGTGGTTCCAGACACCATACACATCCTACGGCCAGACGCCCGACGCCTGCTCATCCTTCACTTTCCCACGCATCATGGGGCTTGCTGCA GCAAACGAGCTGCTGCTCAGCGGCAGGAAGCTGACGGCTCAGGAGGCGTGTCTTAAAGGGCTGGTGTCTCAGGTTCTGTGGCCGGGAACCttcacacaggaagtgatgctaCGGATCAAAGAGCTGGTTGGCGTTGACTCGCTG GTCCTACGAGAGTCCAAAGCGCTGATGAGGAACACGAGCCGCGGGGCTCTGGAGCAAGCTAATGAGCGCGAGTGCGAAGCCCTGAAGAGAGTCTGGGGCTCCTCGCAGGGAACTGACTCCATCCTGCAGTACCTGCAGAGGAGGACCGATCTGTTCTAG
- the cdyl gene encoding chromodomain Y-like protein isoform X2, translating to MAYVHEFNRQHAERHRHGTLLRSTRSTPNLQCSPAHRAPCKPHTARSDISTDIRSGSADRIQVRALVSPAQLLPASSPRPLQPPLPADSFGLLSASLAGSARRSVDLSKTGIKILVPKSPMNGRPDAEESPSEAAHSLEAGEAHLVPPEVALLEKPPSGVQLGPGEERARMGTRPRSQNPSPPPRAPITPAAMRSLSGRVNSPLIEGVAVGGMSGAQSTVAGATSLTGKRRLEDRSAFDKRLRFSVRQTESAYRYRDIVVKKQDGFTHILLSTKSSENNTLNPEVMKEIQSAMATAASDDSKLVLLGAVGSVFCCGLDFLYFIRRLTDDRKKESIKMAETIRTFINTFIQFRKPIVAAVNGPAVGLGAAILPLCDVVWANEKAWFQTPYTSYGQTPDACSSFTFPRIMGLAAANELLLSGRKLTAQEACLKGLVSQVLWPGTFTQEVMLRIKELVGVDSLVLRESKALMRNTSRGALEQANERECEALKRVWGSSQGTDSILQYLQRRTDLF from the exons ATGGCGTATGTTCATGAGTTCAACCGCCAGCACGCTGAGCGCCACAGACATGGCACCCTACTGCGATCTACCCGCAGCACACCTAACCTACAGTGCAGCCCTGCCCACAGAGCACCCTGCAAGCCGCACACTGCTCGTAGTGACATCAGCACTGACATCAGAAGTGGGTCTGCTGACCGTATCCAGGTGAGAGCTCTTGTGAGCCCTGCTCAGCTGCTCCCCGCCAGCTCGCCCCGCCCCCTTCAGCCACCGCTGCCAGCTGACAGCTTCGGTCTGTTGTCGGCATCTCTGGCGGGCTCTGCCCGCCGCAGTGTGGATCTGTCCAAAACCGGCATCAAGATCTTGGTCCCGAAGAGCCCAATGAACGGCCGGCCGGACGCCGAGGAGTCGCCCAGCGAGGCTGCGCACAGCCTGGAGGCCGGTGAGGCTCACCTGGTTCCACCAGAGGTTGCTCTGCTAGAGAAGCCGCCGTCTGGAGTCCAGCTGGGTCCTGGAGAGGAGCGGGCCCGCATGGGGACCCGGCCCCGCAGCCAGAACCCATCGCCACCGCCACGAGCTCCCATCACACCAGCCGCCATGCGCTCGCTCAGTGGCAGGG TTAACTCGCCACTGATTGAGGGGGTTGCAGTTGGTGGGATGTCAGGGGCACAGAGCACTGTTGCCGGGGCAACCAGCTTGACGGGGAAGCGGCGCCTGGAGGACCGCTCTGCGTTTGACAAACGGCTTCGGTTCAGTGTGCGTCAGACAGAGAGCGCCTACCGTTACCGTGACATTGTGGTGAAGAAACAAGATGGTTTCACCCACATCCTGCTGTCAACCAAAAGCTCCGAGAACAACACGCTCAACCCGGAG GTGATGAAGGAGATCCAGAGTGCCATGGCGACAGCAGCATCAGACGACAGTAAGCTGGTGTTACTTGGCGCCGTTGGCAGCGTCTTCTGCTGTGGTCTGGACTTCCTGTATTTCATCAGACGCCTGACAGATGACAGGAAGAAGGAGAGCATCAAGATGGCCGAAACCATCAG GACCTTCATCAACACCTTCATCCAGTTCAGGAAGCCCATCGTGGCAGCGGTGAACGGGCCGGCAGTCGGCCTTGGCGCCGCCATTCTGCCACTTTGTGATGTGGTGTGGGCCAACGAGAAGGCGTGGTTCCAGACACCATACACATCCTACGGCCAGACGCCCGACGCCTGCTCATCCTTCACTTTCCCACGCATCATGGGGCTTGCTGCA GCAAACGAGCTGCTGCTCAGCGGCAGGAAGCTGACGGCTCAGGAGGCGTGTCTTAAAGGGCTGGTGTCTCAGGTTCTGTGGCCGGGAACCttcacacaggaagtgatgctaCGGATCAAAGAGCTGGTTGGCGTTGACTCGCTG GTCCTACGAGAGTCCAAAGCGCTGATGAGGAACACGAGCCGCGGGGCTCTGGAGCAAGCTAATGAGCGCGAGTGCGAAGCCCTGAAGAGAGTCTGGGGCTCCTCGCAGGGAACTGACTCCATCCTGCAGTACCTGCAGAGGAGGACCGATCTGTTCTAG